One window of Anaerobacillus sp. CMMVII genomic DNA carries:
- a CDS encoding FAD synthase, giving the protein MKKYKLGYTTGVFDLFHIGHLNILKKAKEQCDYLIVGVSTDEVVQGYKKKTPVIPFEERISIVEAIKYVDEVVPQTSMDKFNAWEKLKFDAIFHGDDWKGSKMYEKIENKFSSVGVEMVYFSYTKGTSSTILGDVLNQLLLKEQKTAK; this is encoded by the coding sequence ATGAAAAAATATAAGTTAGGCTATACAACAGGTGTATTTGACTTGTTCCATATTGGGCATCTAAATATTTTAAAAAAAGCTAAAGAGCAATGTGATTACTTAATCGTAGGAGTAAGTACTGATGAGGTAGTGCAGGGTTATAAGAAAAAAACACCAGTTATACCTTTCGAAGAAAGAATATCAATTGTAGAAGCTATTAAGTATGTAGACGAAGTTGTTCCACAAACATCAATGGACAAGTTTAATGCATGGGAAAAACTCAAATTTGACGCTATATTCCATGGAGATGATTGGAAGGGTTCAAAAATGTATGAAAAGATCGAAAATAAATTTAGTAGCGTAGGTGTTGAGATGGTTTATTTTAGTTATACTAAGGGCACTTCATCTACTATTCTAGGAGATGTGTTGAATCAGCTATTATTAAAAGAGCAGAAAACAGCTAAATAA
- a CDS encoding HIT family protein, whose translation MTILTEFQEKYKVVEYSIYETEHWIWSVRPNQGTIGAGILSLKRECVTFSGLEQNEFSDLNNIIKIIESTLKSTLNYDVINYLMLMMIDKHVHYHVFPRYKNPVSFLDEVWKDETWPALPSLMGDTLMNDKLQEITKIIKSKVKSRSEFGNEKI comes from the coding sequence ATGACAATCTTGACAGAATTTCAAGAGAAATACAAGGTAGTCGAGTATTCTATTTATGAAACTGAACATTGGATATGGTCAGTGAGGCCAAATCAAGGAACAATTGGAGCTGGAATACTTTCGTTAAAGCGAGAGTGTGTTACTTTTTCAGGACTTGAACAAAATGAGTTTTCTGATCTGAATAATATCATTAAGATTATTGAATCAACGCTAAAAAGTACTTTAAATTATGATGTTATAAACTATTTGATGTTGATGATGATAGATAAGCACGTTCATTATCATGTTTTTCCACGGTACAAGAACCCTGTAAGCTTTTTAGATGAGGTATGGAAGGATGAAACTTGGCCAGCGTTACCATCCTTAATGGGAGATACATTAATGAACGATAAGCTACAAGAAATCACAAAAATCATAAAATCTAAAGTTAAATCCAGGAGTGAATTTGGTAATGAAAAAATATAA
- a CDS encoding phosphorylcholine transferase LicD, whose amino-acid sequence MDKTELRTAQLKLVELLIDIDKICEENNIQYYMIAGTLLGAIRHEGFIPWDTDIDLGMMRGDYEKFCRVCNDLLPDKYIIYSNKNNKHFHSPKIKIGFRNTTKRNIKGKASYYHVNSILSLDVFPLDNAPNDIKLRNKQSKSIKLLKLISRIKIRLKYVKTKRSFKEITQMILRKTAYTILSPISMKTIINKLEGVMRKYEHSNTRCVCSMASRYKYSKQTMETEIYGVPKKVKFEGFFFSAPSNPEEYLNRLYGDYMKLPKVEDQKSEYENINIEYIDK is encoded by the coding sequence ATGGACAAAACAGAATTAAGGACTGCTCAATTAAAACTGGTAGAACTTTTAATTGATATTGATAAGATTTGTGAAGAAAACAATATTCAGTACTATATGATTGCGGGAACCTTACTAGGTGCTATTAGACATGAAGGGTTTATTCCTTGGGACACTGATATCGATTTAGGAATGATGCGTGGAGATTACGAGAAATTTTGTAGGGTCTGTAATGACTTATTACCTGACAAATACATTATTTACAGTAATAAAAATAATAAGCATTTTCATAGTCCAAAAATAAAAATTGGTTTTCGAAATACCACTAAAAGAAATATTAAGGGGAAGGCTAGTTATTATCATGTAAATAGCATATTGTCATTGGATGTTTTTCCTCTTGATAATGCTCCAAATGATATAAAGCTTAGAAACAAACAAAGCAAATCTATTAAGCTACTCAAACTAATTTCTAGAATTAAAATTAGGCTAAAATATGTTAAAACCAAAAGAAGTTTTAAAGAGATTACCCAAATGATACTTCGCAAAACCGCCTATACTATTTTGTCACCTATTTCAATGAAGACTATAATAAATAAATTGGAAGGTGTTATGAGAAAATATGAGCATTCTAACACCCGCTGTGTATGTAGTATGGCAAGTAGGTACAAATATTCCAAGCAGACTATGGAAACTGAAATATACGGGGTCCCTAAGAAGGTTAAATTTGAAGGGTTTTTCTTTAGTGCACCTAGTAACCCTGAAGAATATCTAAATAGACTTTATGGAGATTATATGAAACTTCCGAAGGTTGAAGATCAAAAATCTGAATATGAAAATATCAATATTGAGTACATTGACAAATAA